The Pseudomonadota bacterium DNA segment AAACCCCTGTAAACCTTTTCTGATAAACATAATAGGCTGAAGGTCCTTTGAAAAAGCCTCGACGAGTCGTTTTCCAAGGACCTTCAAAATGACATTCGAGACTTTTTGTGCAACACCGCATATAATGATTCAGTGTTGCACAAAAAGTATAACCATGATACCTCCTAAAAGATTCGCAATATTATTGGTTCAGAACTTGCGGTGACCTCATATGAATTCATGGTTGGGTCCTCGGCGAGCAGTGACCGAAATTTTGAAAGAATTTTCTGGTAATCCCCACTTTTCTGATAGGTTTCAAGATCACCCTTGGTATCCCATGCTGTCACAGAAATGCCCACATCCTTCGAATCAAGTGCTTCCATTAAATGTACAAAACGAACTTTGTGTTCCTTATGGGCTGGAATTACCTCATTAACATAGACATTACGCAATTCATCCATTGTGCCCGGTTTAACCTTGAAAAAAGTCATTCTTATATACATTTCAAACCTCCTAATTTCTAAATATTTGCAGCATAAGGTCTATACCACATACTCCTCATCCCGTGTCTCTCCGGTTCGATTGAATCTAAAGCCGGCTAATCCAGATTTTCCGTCCCTTGGATTACCCGGAAAGTAGGGTGTAGGTCATGGTGCCCTGAACAATCCAATCACTTCTTGTCTCCTTGGATATAGGGGTAACCTGTTTACCCTTCCAGAATGAGCCACCCTTGATTCCTGTGAACCGGTCTGTGTCCATAACAAACTCTCTTTTGCTCTCCTCATAAAGGCCGGTTTTCAATTCAGAACTCCACATGGAGGTATATTGAGTCTTGGAAATAATTGTTGAAGTATCCTCATGAACGTACCGCGTATATCCTCGCATAGGACCGCTTCCTTTTATAAGGTCACCTTGAACCCATGATGTTACCACTGCAACCTCGTTGTCTACTTGCCCCAGATCTCTGCGCTCAAATATGGCTAATGAATACCCTTCTACATCGCCGACCGGTATCATGTCCACATTTGCAACTTGGCCCATTACCAAATAATTCTTAGCAACTATGTTCATCACCTCCTCTCTTATGATTTGAAAGACTCAAATCAAAAAAGCCTCTGCACAGTTCCGAGAATCACCTTGGAGGCTTCATAGTGGCATTTTAGATGTATCCTCTACAAAGCTCGACTCCGTTACTGTCTCCTTAGAACATAGAAAGCCGAA contains these protein-coding regions:
- a CDS encoding antibiotic biosynthesis monooxygenase yields the protein MYIRMTFFKVKPGTMDELRNVYVNEVIPAHKEHKVRFVHLMEALDSKDVGISVTAWDTKGDLETYQKSGDYQKILSKFRSLLAEDPTMNSYEVTASSEPIILRIF